One Halorientalis litorea DNA segment encodes these proteins:
- a CDS encoding ROK family protein: MYAGVDLGATNVRAVVGDETATVLGRDRRATPSASGIAVTEAVLDALRAAADHAGTTPERLHAVGVGSIGPLDLAAGVVDDPANLPAVERIPLTGPIENLVDGPVYLHNDTTAAVIGERFHADRNPDDMAYLTVSSGVGAGVCVDGHILSGWDGNAGEIGHTTVDPSGAMPCGCGGSGHWEAYCAGTNIPAYAGHLHETAAVETDLPLDAPDFAAADVFAAGDDDPLAALVLERVGRWNAIGVANLVHAYAPLVVSVGGGVALNNPDRVLDPIREQLPELVISNVPEVRLTSLGDDVGVKGALASAVTGGTGDRTRVRG; encoded by the coding sequence ATGTACGCGGGCGTGGACCTCGGGGCGACGAACGTCCGGGCCGTCGTCGGTGACGAAACCGCTACCGTCCTCGGCCGGGACCGCCGAGCGACGCCGTCCGCCTCCGGCATCGCGGTGACAGAGGCGGTCCTGGACGCGCTCCGTGCCGCCGCCGACCACGCGGGGACGACCCCCGAGCGTCTCCACGCAGTCGGCGTCGGGTCCATCGGCCCGCTCGATTTGGCGGCCGGCGTCGTGGACGACCCCGCGAACCTCCCGGCAGTCGAACGCATTCCGCTGACCGGGCCGATAGAGAACCTCGTCGACGGGCCGGTGTACCTCCACAACGACACGACGGCGGCGGTCATCGGCGAGCGGTTCCACGCCGACCGCAACCCCGACGACATGGCCTATCTCACCGTCTCCTCGGGCGTCGGCGCGGGCGTCTGCGTCGACGGCCACATCCTCTCGGGGTGGGACGGCAACGCCGGCGAAATCGGTCACACCACCGTGGACCCGAGCGGCGCGATGCCCTGTGGCTGTGGCGGGTCGGGCCACTGGGAGGCCTACTGTGCGGGGACCAACATCCCGGCCTACGCCGGCCACCTCCACGAGACGGCGGCCGTCGAGACGGACCTCCCGCTCGATGCCCCGGACTTTGCGGCCGCCGACGTGTTCGCGGCCGGCGACGATGACCCGCTCGCGGCCCTCGTCTTGGAGCGGGTCGGCCGCTGGAACGCTATCGGCGTGGCGAACCTCGTCCACGCCTACGCCCCGCTGGTCGTCTCCGTCGGCGGCGGCGTCGCGCTCAACAACCCCGACCGAGTGTTGGACCCCATCCGCGAGCAGTTGCCCGAGTTGGTCATCTCGAACGTCCCCGAGGTCCGCCTCACGTCGCTGGGCGACGACGTGGGTGTGAAGGGCGCGCTGGCGAGTGCCGTTACGGGTGGGACCGGCGACCGGACGCGAGTTCGTGGCTGA
- a CDS encoding metallophosphoesterase: MVGDADDRVYYVISDLHIGGDEQLGDVPFLDELLGFLDRLAETDEDAELVINGDAFGLWELTAVDGPAKFDVLVETYPDLFEQLRETGENVTITLVPGNHDHELAAYDEYVERFAGYNVTLVQDESVTRPVGDRTIYFEHGHQRDSNNRIEDWGNPTATPLGYYYNTLVTSRAGQLSDRGRYNWLKDVQAVTPTERMPVWLLSKYFYREMNPLLRYALLPFLLLFNLSAVLAVIAGLDLVGVWSVPVDWATAFLGQFGTAGTAVWFLLSLNVVVVGLLLLVGIPLYFVRRDIRKTIDRFGVFETELTVDPQASYEETARAVFADAPETAVFCYGHTHRPAMQSVGDGLLVNSGTWLKRLHRRDGIVGVLPPVFYPSYQLCAVRIAADDGDVTVAFEAVEKPSPGTEELTLTERLLTLGRKPDPELPGTATVSGTVPSTTDVDGRVTEKDHA; this comes from the coding sequence ATGGTCGGTGACGCCGATGACCGGGTGTACTACGTCATCAGCGACCTCCACATCGGCGGCGACGAGCAACTGGGGGACGTGCCCTTTCTCGACGAGTTGCTCGGGTTCCTCGACCGGTTGGCCGAAACCGACGAGGACGCCGAGTTAGTCATCAACGGGGACGCCTTCGGGTTGTGGGAACTCACGGCGGTCGACGGGCCGGCGAAGTTCGACGTGCTCGTGGAGACGTACCCGGACCTGTTCGAGCAGTTGCGCGAGACCGGCGAGAACGTCACGATTACACTGGTGCCGGGCAACCACGACCACGAACTCGCCGCGTACGACGAGTACGTCGAGCGGTTCGCCGGGTACAACGTCACGCTCGTTCAGGACGAGTCGGTCACGCGGCCGGTCGGCGACCGCACGATATACTTCGAGCACGGACACCAGCGTGACTCGAACAACCGAATCGAGGACTGGGGCAACCCCACCGCGACGCCGCTGGGCTACTACTACAACACGCTCGTGACCAGTCGGGCGGGCCAACTGTCGGACCGTGGCCGGTACAACTGGCTCAAGGACGTGCAGGCGGTCACGCCCACCGAGCGGATGCCCGTGTGGCTCCTCTCGAAGTACTTCTACCGCGAGATGAACCCCCTGTTGCGGTACGCCCTGCTTCCGTTCCTGCTGTTGTTCAACCTCAGTGCGGTGCTGGCGGTCATCGCGGGACTGGACCTCGTCGGCGTCTGGTCCGTCCCCGTCGACTGGGCGACGGCGTTTCTCGGCCAGTTCGGCACCGCGGGGACAGCGGTCTGGTTCCTGCTCTCGCTCAACGTCGTCGTCGTCGGACTGCTGTTGCTCGTCGGTATCCCGCTGTATTTCGTCCGCCGAGATATCAGGAAGACCATCGACCGCTTCGGCGTCTTCGAGACGGAACTCACCGTCGACCCCCAGGCCTCCTACGAGGAGACCGCACGGGCGGTGTTCGCCGACGCGCCCGAGACGGCCGTCTTCTGCTACGGTCACACCCACCGACCGGCGATGCAGTCGGTCGGCGACGGACTGCTGGTCAACAGCGGGACGTGGCTCAAGCGACTCCACCGCCGTGACGGCATCGTGGGCGTCCTCCCGCCGGTGTTTTACCCGTCCTACCAGTTGTGTGCCGTCCGCATCGCCGCGGACGACGGGGACGTGACGGTCGCGTTCGAGGCGGTGGAGAAACCGAGTCCGGGGACGGAGGAACTCACCCTCACCGAACGACTGCTCACGCTCGGCCGGAAACCGGACCCCGAACTGCCCGGGACGGCGACAGTCTCGGGGACGGTACCGTCGACGACCGATGTGGACGGACGAGTGACCGAAAAAGACCACGCCTGA
- a CDS encoding alpha/beta fold hydrolase, with protein MTEPDSPDAGVDVPLTHDTVETNGVSLHVVRAGPTDGDPVVLLHGFPEFWYGWRHQIPALVDAGYRVVAPDQRGYNRSEKPDGLDAYTADTLGTDAVGLLDAFGHDEARFVGHDWGAAVLWDVLLRSPDRVTQAVTMNVPHPAAFAEYMGTASQLRKSWYMFAYQLPRVPEAALRFDGWSGMRWFIDTSNRDDTFTESDLDRYREAWARPRAVTAMLDWYRALFRRDVPDPPSWTVTPPTMVVWGLQDPYLRREMAPASVDQCADGRLEEIEDATHWVHHERSARVNDLLADFFE; from the coding sequence ATGACCGAACCCGACTCCCCCGACGCGGGCGTCGACGTGCCCCTCACCCACGACACCGTCGAGACGAACGGCGTGTCGCTCCACGTCGTCCGTGCGGGACCGACGGACGGCGACCCGGTGGTCCTGCTCCACGGGTTCCCGGAGTTCTGGTACGGGTGGCGACACCAGATTCCGGCACTCGTCGACGCCGGGTACCGCGTCGTCGCCCCCGACCAGCGCGGCTACAATCGGAGCGAGAAACCCGACGGCCTCGACGCCTACACGGCCGACACGCTCGGGACCGACGCGGTCGGCCTCCTCGACGCGTTCGGCCACGACGAGGCGCGGTTCGTCGGCCACGACTGGGGTGCGGCCGTCCTCTGGGACGTCCTGCTTCGGTCCCCCGACCGCGTCACGCAGGCCGTCACGATGAACGTCCCGCATCCGGCGGCGTTCGCGGAGTACATGGGGACGGCCAGCCAGTTGCGGAAGAGTTGGTACATGTTCGCCTACCAGTTGCCACGCGTCCCGGAGGCCGCGTTGCGGTTCGACGGGTGGAGCGGAATGCGGTGGTTCATCGACACCTCGAACCGGGACGACACCTTCACCGAGAGCGACCTCGACCGCTACCGCGAGGCGTGGGCACGACCCAGAGCGGTCACGGCGATGCTCGACTGGTACCGCGCGCTGTTCCGGCGCGACGTGCCGGACCCGCCGTCGTGGACGGTCACCCCGCCGACGATGGTGGTCTGGGGACTGCAGGACCCGTATCTGCGCCGGGAGATGGCACCCGCGAGCGTCGACCAGTGCGCCGACGGCCGACTCGAAGAGATCGAGGACGCCACCCACTGGGTCCACCACGAGCGGTCGGCGCGGGTCAACGACCTGCTCGCGGACTTCTTCGAGTGA
- the pyk gene encoding pyruvate kinase gives MRNAKIVCTVGPASDSRERLRALADAGMDVVRMNASHGTIEERERLVERVRDVAADRADPLAVMYDVPGPEVRTAPLDAPVQVETGSTVRLVPDGETTGEQVGLSLSVAAADPGDSVLLDDGRIETTVEAVDGDTVVVRVEDGGELGSRKGVNVPGVDLDLPVVTEQDEQELAAAVETGVDFVAASFVGDGEDVYAVREYIDALGGDIPVVAKIERADAVANLDSIVEAAYGVMVARGDLGVECPLEEVPLIQKRIIRRCHREGVPVITATEMLDSMVHERRPTRAEASDVANAILDGTDAVMLSGETAIGDHPARVVETMDRIVRDVEASAEYAESREHRLPAAGETRTDALARSARFLARDVDASAVVAATESGYTALKAAKYRPDVPIVAATPRDDVRRRLALSWGIQPRHVDYAAADADAVIQSAVSAAISAGTVEAGETVVVLAGMMTELDGLDTANTLKVHVAAETLGTGRSVVEGFATGPVVTATDGDLDGIPDGAILAVPADFAGEFDGDLSRVAGIVDARDGVTGYAAIVARELGVPAISGIALDVADGTMVTLDAERGVVYGTDHGTR, from the coding sequence ATGCGAAACGCGAAAATCGTCTGTACCGTCGGACCGGCGTCGGACTCGCGCGAGCGATTGCGGGCACTCGCGGACGCCGGCATGGATGTCGTGCGGATGAACGCCAGCCACGGGACCATCGAGGAGCGCGAGCGGTTGGTCGAGCGGGTCCGGGACGTGGCCGCCGACCGTGCCGACCCGCTCGCGGTCATGTACGACGTGCCCGGCCCGGAGGTCCGCACGGCACCGCTGGACGCCCCGGTGCAGGTCGAAACCGGGTCGACCGTGCGACTCGTGCCCGACGGCGAGACGACCGGCGAACAGGTCGGGCTCTCGCTGTCCGTCGCGGCCGCCGACCCGGGTGATTCGGTACTACTCGACGACGGGCGCATCGAGACGACAGTCGAGGCCGTCGACGGCGATACCGTCGTCGTCCGCGTCGAGGACGGCGGCGAACTGGGCAGCCGGAAAGGCGTCAACGTCCCCGGCGTGGACCTCGATTTGCCAGTCGTCACCGAACAGGACGAGCAGGAACTGGCCGCCGCCGTCGAGACGGGCGTGGACTTCGTGGCCGCGAGTTTCGTCGGTGACGGCGAGGACGTGTACGCCGTCCGGGAGTACATCGACGCCCTCGGCGGCGATATTCCGGTCGTCGCCAAGATAGAGCGGGCCGACGCGGTGGCGAACCTCGACTCCATCGTAGAGGCGGCCTACGGCGTGATGGTCGCCCGCGGCGACCTCGGGGTAGAGTGTCCGCTCGAAGAGGTGCCGCTCATCCAGAAGCGAATCATCCGGCGGTGTCACAGGGAGGGGGTCCCGGTCATCACCGCCACGGAGATGCTGGACTCGATGGTCCACGAGCGACGCCCGACCCGCGCGGAAGCCTCCGACGTGGCCAACGCCATCCTCGACGGGACGGACGCGGTGATGCTCTCGGGCGAGACGGCCATCGGCGACCACCCGGCCCGCGTCGTCGAGACGATGGACCGCATCGTCCGGGACGTCGAGGCCAGCGCGGAGTACGCCGAGAGCCGCGAACACCGCCTCCCGGCGGCCGGGGAGACGCGCACGGACGCGCTCGCGCGCTCGGCCCGCTTTCTCGCCCGCGACGTGGACGCCAGTGCCGTCGTCGCCGCCACCGAATCGGGATACACCGCCCTCAAGGCCGCGAAGTACCGTCCGGACGTGCCCATCGTCGCCGCCACGCCACGGGACGACGTGCGCCGCCGCCTCGCGCTCTCGTGGGGGATTCAGCCCCGCCACGTCGACTACGCGGCGGCCGACGCCGACGCGGTCATCCAGTCGGCCGTGAGTGCCGCCATCAGTGCCGGGACCGTCGAAGCGGGCGAAACAGTCGTCGTCCTCGCGGGGATGATGACCGAACTCGACGGCCTCGACACCGCGAACACGCTGAAGGTTCACGTCGCCGCCGAGACGTTAGGTACCGGTCGGTCGGTCGTCGAGGGGTTCGCCACCGGCCCGGTTGTCACCGCCACCGACGGGGACCTCGACGGGATTCCCGACGGCGCGATTCTGGCCGTGCCCGCCGACTTCGCCGGGGAGTTCGACGGTGACCTCTCGCGGGTCGCCGGCATCGTGGACGCTCGCGACGGCGTCACGGGCTACGCTGCCATCGTCGCGCGTGAGTTGGGCGTGCCCGCCATCTCGGGCATCGCGCTCGACGTGGCCGACGGGACGATGGTAACCCTCGACGCCGAGCGTGGCGTCGTGTACGGCACCGACCACGGGACCCGGTGA
- a CDS encoding NAD(P)(+) transhydrogenase (Re/Si-specific) subunit beta — protein sequence MAGVLGGLPDSVLSLAYLVAAVLFIQGLRDMTHPRTAVRGNKISALGMFLAVGVTVLWFDILSPLVLLAALVLGAAIGTWLAMTVETTEMPQLVGLFNGFGGGASVLVAGAELTDQFADLGAAGALPFDVAGSAVLAGIIGSVTFWGSLVAAGKLHGVLGDPIRYTGEHVVKLLLLLVALAGGVYLVLQPDLLGATPLAAWVPSYWFVVVAASVLGVMLVVPIGGADMPVVIALLNSYSGLAAATTGFVLDNTALIVAGTLVGASGLILTVIMCNSMNRSLTSVFLGGFGEEAGDGEEMEDIYEGQITTTSPEEVEMLLDAAERVVVVPGYGMAVAQAQHAVAELVELLDENGVDVEFGIHPVAGRMPGHMNVLLAEADVPYDKMRELEAVNPTFSQTDVVIVTGANDVVNPRANEADGSPISGMPVLNVSDARTVIVNKRSLSPGFSGIANPLFAEDDTNMLFGDAKESMQELVNHYKENH from the coding sequence ATGGCCGGCGTGCTCGGTGGACTGCCGGATTCGGTCCTCTCGCTCGCGTACCTCGTCGCCGCCGTCCTGTTCATTCAGGGACTTCGGGACATGACGCACCCGCGGACAGCGGTGCGGGGCAACAAGATATCCGCGCTCGGGATGTTCCTCGCCGTCGGCGTCACGGTGTTGTGGTTCGACATTCTCTCACCGCTCGTGTTGCTGGCCGCGCTGGTCCTCGGTGCGGCCATCGGGACGTGGCTGGCGATGACCGTCGAGACGACAGAGATGCCCCAACTCGTCGGCCTGTTCAACGGGTTCGGCGGCGGGGCGTCCGTCCTCGTCGCTGGCGCGGAACTGACCGACCAGTTCGCCGACCTCGGTGCCGCCGGCGCGCTCCCGTTCGACGTGGCGGGGTCTGCGGTGCTCGCGGGTATCATCGGCTCCGTGACGTTCTGGGGGAGCCTCGTCGCCGCCGGGAAACTCCACGGCGTGCTGGGCGACCCGATTCGGTACACCGGCGAACACGTCGTCAAACTCCTGCTCTTGCTCGTCGCCCTCGCCGGCGGCGTGTACTTGGTCCTGCAACCGGACCTGCTCGGAGCGACGCCGCTGGCGGCGTGGGTGCCGTCCTACTGGTTCGTCGTCGTGGCTGCCTCCGTCCTCGGAGTCATGCTCGTCGTGCCGATCGGCGGCGCGGACATGCCCGTCGTCATTGCCCTGCTGAACTCCTACTCGGGGCTGGCGGCGGCGACGACGGGATTCGTGCTGGACAACACCGCGCTCATCGTCGCCGGGACGCTGGTCGGGGCCTCCGGCCTCATCCTGACGGTCATCATGTGCAACTCGATGAACCGCTCGCTGACCAGCGTCTTCCTCGGCGGGTTCGGCGAGGAGGCCGGCGACGGCGAGGAGATGGAGGACATCTACGAGGGCCAGATTACGACCACCTCGCCCGAGGAAGTCGAGATGTTGCTGGACGCCGCCGAACGCGTCGTCGTCGTCCCGGGGTACGGGATGGCCGTCGCGCAGGCCCAACACGCCGTCGCCGAACTCGTCGAACTGCTGGACGAGAACGGCGTCGACGTGGAGTTCGGTATCCACCCCGTCGCCGGCCGGATGCCGGGCCACATGAACGTCCTGCTGGCGGAGGCTGACGTGCCCTACGACAAGATGCGGGAACTGGAGGCGGTCAACCCCACGTTCTCACAGACGGACGTGGTCATCGTCACCGGAGCGAACGACGTGGTGAACCCGCGGGCCAACGAGGCGGACGGCAGTCCCATCTCGGGGATGCCGGTGCTGAACGTCTCGGACGCCCGGACCGTCATCGTGAACAAGCGGAGCCTCAGCCCCGGGTTCTCCGGGATTGCGAACCCGCTGTTCGCCGAGGACGACACCAACATGCTGTTCGGCGACGCCAAGGAGTCGATGCAGGAACTGGTCAACCACTACAAGGAGAACCACTGA
- a CDS encoding winged helix-turn-helix transcriptional regulator has translation MTADDALEIWCAGEDWCAVTATASLIGKKWHPVIVDRLLKEGPLGFNALKEAVDGISSKVLSDSLDDLEERGIVTRSVVSEKPFRVEYSLTDRGEDLAPVIATMREWGEAHLVPAEERPDT, from the coding sequence ATGACAGCGGACGACGCACTCGAAATCTGGTGCGCCGGCGAGGACTGGTGTGCCGTGACGGCGACGGCGTCGCTCATCGGGAAGAAGTGGCACCCGGTCATCGTCGATAGACTGCTGAAGGAGGGACCACTGGGGTTCAACGCGCTGAAGGAGGCCGTCGACGGGATATCGAGCAAGGTCCTCTCGGACAGTCTCGACGACTTGGAGGAGCGGGGCATCGTCACCCGGTCGGTCGTCAGCGAGAAACCCTTCCGCGTCGAGTACAGCCTGACCGACCGCGGGGAGGACCTCGCCCCGGTCATCGCTACGATGCGGGAGTGGGGCGAAGCCCACCTCGTCCCGGCCGAAGAGCGACCGGACACGTAA
- a CDS encoding response regulator has translation MARAGTRPRVLVVDDEQDVADVYALQLDDDYETEVAYGGEEALDKVDGSIDAVLLDRRMPDLSGDAVLDEIRERGIDCAVIMVTAVDPDLNILDMDFDDYLSKPVDEETLKNAIDQHIDASSGDKRLEEFFRIASKLEVLEAEKTAAELQNSDEFKRLAKRAQELADELREDIDNFEELVMTHRNVSDKESDGQRF, from the coding sequence GTGGCCAGAGCAGGTACGCGCCCGCGGGTGCTGGTCGTCGACGACGAACAGGATGTCGCCGACGTGTACGCCCTACAACTCGACGACGACTACGAGACTGAAGTCGCCTACGGCGGCGAGGAAGCACTCGACAAGGTCGACGGCAGTATCGACGCCGTCCTGCTCGACCGCCGGATGCCGGACCTCTCCGGCGACGCGGTTCTCGACGAGATACGCGAGCGTGGCATCGACTGTGCCGTCATCATGGTGACGGCCGTCGACCCGGACCTGAACATCCTCGACATGGACTTCGACGACTACCTCTCGAAGCCAGTCGACGAGGAGACGCTGAAAAACGCCATCGACCAGCACATCGACGCGTCGAGCGGTGACAAGCGGTTAGAGGAGTTCTTCCGCATCGCCTCGAAACTCGAAGTCCTCGAAGCCGAGAAGACGGCCGCGGAACTCCAGAACAGCGACGAGTTCAAACGCCTCGCGAAGCGCGCCCAAGAACTCGCCGACGAACTCCGCGAGGACATCGACAACTTCGAGGAACTCGTGATGACCCACCGGAACGTCAGCGACAAGGAGTCGGACGGACAGCGGTTCTAG
- the glpK gene encoding glycerol kinase GlpK, which yields MTDTYVGAIDQGTTGTRFVVFDHDGRVVADAYERHEQHYPEPGWVEHDPEELWANTKAVVTRALADASLDAGQLAALGITNQRETTVVWDAETGDPVHDAIVWQDRRTTDRVEALADAGETDWIRETTGLEPDAYFSATKVEWLLENADAIATDRGDTTDLRDRAAAGDLRFGTVDSWLVYNLTGNHVTDVTNASRTMLFDIEALDWDGDLLDEFGVPESMLPEVRPSADETYYGYTDPDGFLGAAVPVAGALGDQQAALFGQACFDPGTAKNTYGTGSFLLLNTGTDPVESDHGLLTTVAFQQSGEPAQYALEGSIFVTGAAIEWLEDVSLVDDPAETATLARSVDSTDGVYVVPAFTGLGAPHWDGRARGTIVGITRGTRREHIVRATLEAIGYQTRDVAEAMEADSGIEMRSLRVDGGAVKNNFLCQLQADILGTGIARPEVDETTALGAAYAAGLAVGYWESIDELRRNWHVDRDFEPEADSDDVDARYERWHEAVDRASDWAREVRA from the coding sequence ATGACCGACACGTACGTCGGGGCCATCGACCAAGGGACCACCGGGACCCGGTTCGTGGTGTTCGACCACGACGGCCGGGTGGTCGCCGACGCGTACGAGCGGCACGAACAGCACTATCCAGAGCCGGGGTGGGTCGAACACGACCCCGAGGAACTGTGGGCGAACACGAAGGCCGTCGTCACCCGCGCGCTCGCCGACGCCTCCCTCGACGCCGGACAGTTGGCGGCACTCGGCATCACCAACCAGCGCGAGACGACCGTCGTCTGGGACGCCGAGACCGGCGACCCGGTCCACGACGCCATCGTCTGGCAGGACCGCCGGACGACCGACCGCGTCGAGGCCTTGGCGGATGCGGGCGAGACCGACTGGATACGCGAGACGACCGGCCTCGAACCGGACGCCTACTTCTCGGCGACGAAAGTCGAGTGGCTCCTGGAGAACGCCGACGCCATCGCCACGGACCGTGGGGACACCACCGACCTCCGCGACCGCGCGGCGGCGGGCGACCTCCGCTTTGGCACCGTCGACTCGTGGCTCGTCTACAACCTCACCGGGAACCACGTCACGGACGTGACCAACGCCTCGCGGACGATGCTGTTCGACATCGAGGCCCTCGACTGGGACGGTGACCTCCTCGACGAGTTCGGCGTCCCCGAGTCGATGCTCCCCGAGGTGCGCCCCTCCGCCGACGAGACCTACTACGGGTACACCGACCCGGACGGGTTCCTCGGGGCCGCCGTCCCCGTCGCGGGCGCGCTGGGCGACCAGCAGGCCGCGCTGTTCGGACAGGCCTGCTTCGACCCCGGCACCGCCAAGAACACCTACGGCACCGGGTCGTTCCTCCTGTTGAACACCGGCACCGACCCCGTCGAGAGCGACCACGGCCTGCTGACGACGGTGGCCTTCCAGCAGTCCGGCGAACCCGCACAGTACGCCCTCGAAGGCTCCATCTTCGTCACCGGCGCGGCCATCGAGTGGCTCGAAGACGTCTCGCTCGTCGACGACCCCGCGGAGACGGCGACGCTCGCGCGGTCGGTCGACTCCACGGACGGCGTCTACGTCGTCCCCGCGTTCACCGGACTGGGCGCGCCTCACTGGGACGGCCGCGCCCGCGGCACCATCGTCGGTATCACCCGCGGGACGCGTCGCGAACACATCGTCCGGGCGACGCTCGAAGCCATCGGCTACCAGACACGGGACGTGGCCGAGGCCATGGAGGCGGACAGCGGCATCGAGATGCGGAGTCTGAGAGTCGACGGCGGCGCGGTCAAGAACAACTTCCTCTGTCAACTGCAGGCCGACATCCTCGGGACGGGCATCGCGCGCCCCGAAGTCGACGAGACGACGGCCCTCGGTGCGGCTTACGCCGCCGGCCTCGCGGTGGGGTACTGGGAGAGTATCGACGAACTCCGGCGTAACTGGCACGTCGACCGGGACTTCGAACCCGAGGCCGACTCCGACGACGTGGACGCCCGCTACGAGCGCTGGCACGAGGCCGTCGACAGGGCCAGCGACTGGGCGCGGGAGGTGCGTGCCTGA
- a CDS encoding FAD-dependent oxidoreductase: MTLAHVSEYDGERVPSVDGHAVVVGGSMAGLLAARVLADGFDEVTLLERDPMPDESVARRGVPQSEHVHVLLEPARRALEALFPGYGEAVTAAGGLCIDAATELRYFERGAYVADGNEELPMYCASRPLFERVARRRVRDHDGITVRPECHVTDYLTDDGATAVEGVELTDATGADEKLTADLVVDATGRTSRTPTWLAENGYPSPAVDEVTVDLAYSTVAVERPPADRRAYLCAPSPPDTRGGTAVPVEGDRWLVTLFGLHGTHPPTDREGVEAFASALAAPEIAAILDDHEWVSEDIAHYPFPSNQWHHYETLDSFPDGLLVTGDAIASFNPIYGQGMSVAALDALHLHETLAAGTTDLAPRFFDRAAESIDVVWRMAVGADFEFPQTTGPKPTGTALFNRYVGRLVDTAHDDPRVAEAFARVVRLETPPTALLRPGIAGRVLLPNALT, translated from the coding sequence ATGACACTCGCACACGTTTCCGAGTACGACGGCGAGCGGGTGCCGTCGGTCGATGGCCACGCCGTCGTCGTCGGCGGGAGCATGGCCGGCCTCCTCGCGGCGCGCGTCTTGGCCGACGGGTTCGATGAGGTGACGCTCCTCGAACGCGACCCGATGCCCGACGAGTCAGTCGCACGCCGGGGCGTCCCGCAGTCGGAACACGTCCACGTACTGCTCGAACCGGCACGACGGGCACTCGAAGCCCTGTTCCCGGGCTACGGCGAGGCCGTGACGGCGGCGGGCGGGTTGTGCATCGACGCGGCGACGGAGTTGCGCTACTTCGAGCGGGGGGCCTACGTCGCCGACGGGAACGAGGAGTTGCCGATGTACTGCGCCAGTCGGCCGCTGTTCGAGCGTGTCGCGCGCCGCCGGGTACGCGACCACGACGGCATCACGGTACGGCCGGAGTGTCACGTCACCGACTACCTGACCGACGACGGGGCGACGGCCGTCGAGGGTGTCGAACTGACCGACGCGACGGGGGCCGACGAGAAACTGACCGCCGACCTCGTGGTGGACGCGACGGGACGAACGTCCCGGACTCCGACGTGGTTGGCCGAGAACGGCTACCCGTCCCCCGCCGTGGACGAGGTGACGGTCGACCTCGCGTACAGCACCGTGGCCGTCGAGCGACCGCCCGCGGACCGCCGGGCGTACCTGTGCGCGCCGTCGCCCCCCGACACCCGCGGCGGGACGGCCGTCCCCGTCGAAGGCGACCGCTGGCTGGTAACGCTGTTCGGGCTGCACGGAACCCACCCACCCACCGACCGAGAAGGGGTCGAGGCGTTCGCCTCGGCCCTCGCCGCACCCGAAATCGCAGCCATCCTCGACGACCACGAGTGGGTGTCCGAGGACATCGCACACTACCCGTTCCCGTCGAACCAGTGGCACCACTACGAGACGCTCGACAGTTTCCCCGACGGCCTGCTGGTCACCGGCGACGCCATCGCCAGTTTCAACCCCATCTACGGGCAGGGAATGTCGGTGGCGGCCCTCGACGCCCTGCACCTCCACGAGACGCTCGCGGCGGGGACGACCGACCTCGCCCCGCGCTTTTTCGACAGGGCCGCCGAGAGCATCGACGTGGTCTGGCGGATGGCGGTCGGGGCGGACTTCGAGTTCCCGCAGACGACGGGCCCCAAACCGACCGGGACGGCCCTGTTCAACCGCTACGTCGGCCGACTCGTGGACACCGCACACGACGACCCACGGGTGGCCGAGGCGTTCGCCCGAGTGGTCAGACTCGAAACGCCGCCGACAGCACTGCTCCGTCCGGGCATCGCTGGTCGGGTCCTCCTCCCGAACGCACTCACATGA
- a CDS encoding universal stress protein — translation MYDVIIPVGEEEDEGAASQAQGVIDLPGDASEKRARVLHSFTDNPSGASITQLKPARTARDRLEDAGIEVELDERSGDPATAILMAAEERDTDLICLGGSKRTPTGKALFGSVAQVVLLEAKCPVMVCHPER, via the coding sequence ATGTACGACGTTATCATTCCAGTCGGCGAAGAAGAAGACGAAGGGGCGGCGTCACAGGCTCAGGGCGTCATCGACCTGCCGGGCGACGCGAGCGAGAAACGGGCGCGGGTCCTACACTCGTTCACCGACAACCCGTCCGGGGCCTCCATTACACAACTCAAGCCCGCGCGGACCGCCAGAGACCGCCTCGAAGACGCGGGCATCGAAGTCGAACTCGACGAGCGGAGCGGCGACCCCGCGACGGCCATCCTGATGGCCGCCGAGGAGCGGGACACCGACCTCATCTGTCTCGGCGGGAGCAAGCGGACGCCGACGGGGAAGGCCCTGTTCGGCAGCGTCGCACAGGTCGTCCTCCTCGAAGCGAAGTGTCCGGTTATGGTCTGTCACCCCGAGCGGTGA